The Triticum dicoccoides isolate Atlit2015 ecotype Zavitan chromosome 6A, WEW_v2.0, whole genome shotgun sequence genome has a window encoding:
- the LOC119315721 gene encoding receptor-like protein 2 — translation MRSHHCPNGSRLPLPFLGLALVLLISLAPPTSSCTEQEKSSLLQLLAGFSQDGGLGSSWQNNTDCCTWEGITCSPNRMVSDVLLASRGLEGSISQFLGNLTGLLRLNLSCNSLSGGLPLELVSSSSITVLDVSFNRLTGALSELPSSTPAWPLQVLNISSNLFTGRFPSTTWEVMKSLVVLNASTNSFTGQLPTTLCLSAPSFSVLELSINEFSGNIPHGLGNCSMLKLLSAGYNNLSGTLPDEVFKVTSLEHLSLPNNWLEGALNGITKLTNLVTLDLGGNKINGNIPDAIGKLKSLEELHLEQNHMSGELPSALINCTHLTTIILKGNQFHGELTKVNFSNLPNLKKLDLLHNNFIDNIPESLYSCSKLTALRLSSNHFHGQLSEKIGNLKSLSFLSLANLSLTNITRTLQILGGSRSLTTLLIGSNFLHETMPEDNGINGFENLQVLSMSDCSLSRTIPDWLSKLTNLRVLFLQSNQLTGPIPEWISSLNLLLYLDISNNSFIGEISTALMEMPMLKSDKTAPKVFFELPVYLFSPFIQYLKPGAFPKVLNLAINKFTGVIPGEIGQLRALVSLNLSSNKLSGEIPQPICTLTNLQMLDMSSNHLTGTIPAALNNLHFLFKFNVSNNDLEGPIPTAGQLSTFPDSSFDENPKLCGPSIVNHCGSAEASPGSINSREEIGSKVIFAIAFGAFFAVGVIYDQMVLAGYFG, via the coding sequence ATGCGGTCACACCATTGCCCAAACGGCAGCAGATTACCCTTGCCTTTTCTAGGATTGGCTCTCGTGCTGCTGATATCCTTGGCCCCTCCGACCAGCTCCTGCACGGAGCAGGAGAAGAGCTCCCTCCTCCAGCTCCTTGCTGGGTTCTCGCAGGACGGCGGCCTCGGGTCGTCATGGCAGAACAATACGGACTGCTGCACTTGGGAAGGGATCACCTGCAGCCCCAACAGGATGGTCAGTGATGTTTTGTTGGCCTCTCGAGGCCTCGAGGGGTCCATCTCGCAGTTCCTTGGAAATCTCACAGGCTTATTGCGCCTCAACCTGTCGTGCAACTCACTGTCCGGTGGCTTGCCGCTGGAATTGGTGTCATCCAGCAGCATCACTGTCCTTGATGTCAGTTTCAACCGCCTGACAGGAGCCCTGAGCGAGCTGCCATCTTCAACCCCTGCATGGCCTCTGCAGGTACTGAACATCTCAAGCAACTTGTTTACCGGAAGGTTTCCATCCACAACATGGGAGGTGATGAAGAGCCTGGTCGTGCTCAATGCCAGCACCAATAGTTTTACTGGGCAGCTACCAACTACACTCTGTCTCAGCGCACCATCTTTTTCTGTGCTTGAACTTAGTATTAACGAATTCAGTGGAAATATTCCTCATGGACTCGGTAATTGCTCCATGCTGAAATTGCTAAGCGCTGGCTATAACAACCTCAGTGGAACTCTTCCAGATGAGGTCTTCAAAGTTACATCATTAGAGCACCTCTCTTTACCTAATAATTGGTTAGAAGGAGCACTCAATGGCATCACCAAGCTCACAAATTTGGTCACCCTTGATCTTGGGGGCAACAAGATCAACGGCAATATACCGGATGCCATAGGCAAGCTGAAGAGTTTGGAGGAGCTGCATTTGGAACAAAACCACATGTCAGGGGAGCTTCCATCAGCATTGATCAACTGTACACATCTCACAACAATTATCTTAAAGGGCAACCAATTTCACGGAGAACTTACCAAGGTCAACTTCTCAAACTTGCCCAATCTAAAAAAGTTAGATCTCCTGCACAATAACTTCATCGACAACATTCCAGAAAGCTTATACTCGTGCAGCAAGCTGACTGCACTACGGCTCTCCAGCAATCATTTCCATGGCCAACTGTCAGAAAAGATAGGTAATCTGAAGTCCCTCTCATTTCTATCACTCGCTAACCTCTCCCTTACAAATATCACAAGAACACTTCAGATCCTTGGGGGATCCAGGAGCCTGACCACCCTTCTTATTGGGTCCAACTTCCTGCATGAGACCATGCCAGAGGATAACGGCATTAATGGTTTTGAGAATCTTCAGGTTCTTTCTATGAGTGATTGTTCATTGTCTCGAACAATACCTGATTGGTTATCCAAGCTCACAAATTTGAGGGTGCTATTTTTGCAAAGCAATCAGCTAACTGGACCAATACCTGAATGGATCAGTAGCTTGAACTTGCTCTTGTATCTAGACATATCAAACAACAGCTTTATAGGTGAAATTTCAACTGCCTTAATGGAGATGCCAATGCTAAAATCAGACAAGACTGCACCAAAGGTCTTCTTTGAACTGCCTGTGTATCTTTTCAGTCCATTTATCCAATACCTCAAACCTGGTGCTTTTCCAAAAGTGCTTAATCTAGCCATCAATAAATTCACTGGTGTGATCCCAGGGGAGATCGGTCAACTAAGAGCGCTCGTTTCACTTAATTTGAGCTCCAACAAATTATCAGGAGAGATCCCACAACCAATCTGCACCCTCACAAATCTGCAGATGCTCGACATGTCCAGCAATCATCTTACTGGTACAATTCCGGCCGCACTAAACAATCTGCACTTTCTTTTCAAATTCAATGTTTCTAATAATGACCTCGAAGGCCCTATTCCAACCGCAGGCCAGCTTAGCACGTTTCCAGATTCTAGCTTTGATGAAAACCCAAAATTGTGTGGTCCTTCGATTGTAAACCATTGCGGTTCAGCGGAAGCAAGTCCAGGGTCCATCAACTCCAGAGAAGAGATTGGCAGTAAGGTCATCTTTGCAATCGCCTTTGGTGCTTTCTTTGCAGTAGGAGTCATATATGATCAGATGGTCTTAGCCGGATATTTTGGCTAA